The genome window CAGCGGAACGTATGCCGCGGGCGACGAGACGAAGCGATAGTTGAAGCCAAGCTTCACGGTATCGGCCGTCACGTCGTTTTTGAATATTTTCCAGTTGTTGCCTTCATCCCAACGCCAGTTGTTGTCGTCGAGGCTGAAGTCGAAGTGAAGATACTCGACTTTCATGGTCCAATTCGGGTTGAACTGGTATTCCAAGCCGCCGCCAGCCGTCCAACCGGTGAGCGTGTTGTCAAAGCTCCGGTTGTAGTAGTCCGTCTCGCCGTCGATATCTGTGATGGCCGCACGCACCTTCAGGTCGGTGGCAAGCCACGCAAAGCCGCCTTTCAAATAGAGCAACGTGTTGCCCCAGGCGTAGCCAAGGCGGCCCGTCACATCGCCGTAGATGCCGCCTTGCGATTTGACGTTAACGACCGCTATGTGGTCAATCGCATCCAGAGCAGGACCGTCATAGGTCGCGGCGGCGAAAGTGCGCTCGTTGTCGCCCTGAAGGCCGCCGACATCCACTTCGATGCCGAGCACGAAATTGCCGCCGGTCTGCCAGTTGTAGCCGAACTGACCACCGCCAAAGGCACCGGTTGTGCCCAGGCCATTTCCGCCGAAAGTGCTGTAATCGTATGGAGCAGCCGCGACACCGGTCGGAAGCGGGTCGCGGTCCCAGTAGGTATTCCGCCGGGTTTCGAGATTCGTCCACGCCGCGCCGAGATGGCCACCGACATAGAACCCGGTCCATGCGGGCGCTGCCACAATGATGGGCGCGTCCTTGTAACCGCCATAACCGCCGCCGCCATAAATATCCGCAGCACTCGCAGAACCGATGATCGCAAACACACCGGCTGCCAACGCACTCGCTCGCACAACACGAACAGACATAACCCTCACTCCTATCCCGCCTAGATTGCATGACATGATAACGCTACACTCAATGAGTGTTTACACGGCCGCCCGCTAAACTCAAGATAGCGGATGCTGCGGCAACACGTTTTGCGGGTACTCGTGAACACCGGGATAGATTGAGATCCATTGAATTCAAAGACTTATGGGATAGCAGGCCCTCCTGCCTGTTGATTCCCTGCAACAGCTCCAATCTGATTTGCCATCGAAACGCTTCCTTAGCACAAAAAAAGACCGGCGTTTTGGGCCGGTCTTTCCATTTGCGTCTCGCCGAAGCTACTTCAGAGGAACAGCAGCCACGGCGTAGTCGCCGCCGAAGTTCCAGTTGAGACGAGCTGTGACGGTCCAGAAGTCGAGGCTGTCCCTGTTGCCATAGCGCCAGTATTGACCATCGTCGTTATAGACGTCCCAGGTGCGGTTGTTTGCGTTCTCGAAGTTGTAATACAGGCCGAGGACGCCGAAGCTCACATTCGAGCCGAGCATGTTGAGCAGGCCGAAGCTGCCCGGCTTGAAGTCGATGCCGCCACCGACGACCCAGCCCGCGAAGTTCTTGTCGTTGTCGCGGCGAGAAACGGTGTAGGTGTGATCCACCACATTATCGCCCCAGCCGCTCGTCCAGCCGGTGTCGTCATAGCCGAACTTGTTATCGTTGTTCAGGCCGATCCACGCGCCGCCGCCCGTTGCATAGAGCAGCACGTTCTGGAAGCCGAAGCCGAGCTTGCCGCGTGCCGACACGAGATAATCGACGTTATCCGAGAAATCGGCGTCAACTTCGAA of Rhodomicrobium vannielii ATCC 17100 contains these proteins:
- a CDS encoding outer membrane protein, translating into MSVRVVRASALAAGVFAIIGSASAADIYGGGGYGGYKDAPIIVAAPAWTGFYVGGHLGAAWTNLETRRNTYWDRDPLPTGVAAAPYDYSTFGGNGLGTTGAFGGGQFGYNWQTGGNFVLGIEVDVGGLQGDNERTFAAATYDGPALDAIDHIAVVNVKSQGGIYGDVTGRLGYAWGNTLLYLKGGFAWLATDLKVRAAITDIDGETDYYNRSFDNTLTGWTAGGGLEYQFNPNWTMKVEYLHFDFSLDDNNWRWDEGNNWKIFKNDVTADTVKLGFNYRFVSSPAAYVPLK
- a CDS encoding outer membrane protein; this translates as MRKLSAPLLGLMLTSALALSAQAAEIYRGGGLKDVPEVIPVQTWTGFYLGGNVGGAFVDNNNKNRWDDGEGPWHNVWEKVDHKWTEVPVSDVDHFWGNRNNNDSQFIGGVQAGFNWQRVGSPLVVGFEVDADFSDNVDYLVSARGKLGFGFQNVLLYATGGGAWIGLNNDNKFGYDDTGWTSGWGDNVVDHTYTVSRRDNDKNFAGWVVGGGIDFKPGSFGLLNMLGSNVSFGVLGLYYNFENANNRTWDVYNDDGQYWRYGNRDSLDFWTVTARLNWNFGGDYAVAAVPLK